In one Arachis duranensis cultivar V14167 chromosome 9, aradu.V14167.gnm2.J7QH, whole genome shotgun sequence genomic region, the following are encoded:
- the LOC107467863 gene encoding probable choline kinase 1: MAIKTIELLKGCASQEEMMEVLAAVASDLGDVIEDLNNLQVIPLKGAMTNEVFQVNWPTRNGGGGLRKVLVRLYGEGVEVFFNREEEIRTFECISNHGQGPRLLGRFTSGRVEEFIHAKTLSAADLRNPEISPLIASKMREFHSLHMPGPKKIQLWQRLRNWLSQAKSLCSAKDIKNFGLDKLDEEINMLEKKLCEGYQEIGFCHNDLQYGNIMMEIETRAITIIDYEYASYNPVAYDLANHFCEMAADYHTDTPHVLDYSKYPGLEERQRFIRVYLNSEGKKPSKTKVEQLLNTTEKYTLANHLFWGLWGLISSYVNKIDFDYKEYARQRFQQYWLTKPALLDSEGNVSEDEIVASFI; this comes from the exons ATGGCCATAAAGACAATCGAATTGTTGAAGGGGTGCGCTTCCCAAGAAGAGATGATGGAAGTTCTTGCAGCTGTGGCTTCCGATTTGGGTGATGTGATCGAAGATTTGAACAACTTGCAGGTGATTCCACTGAAAGGTGCAATGACCAATGAGGTTTTCCAAGTAAATTGGCCAACCAGAAATGGTGGAGGCGGTTTGAGGAAGGTTTTGGTTCGATTGTATGGCGAAGGTGTTGAGGTTTTCTTcaacagagaagaagaaattcgaACCTTTGAGTGCATCTCAAATCATGGACAGGGTCCAAGGCTTCTTGGAAGGTTCACCTCTGGCAGAGTTGAAGAGTTCATTCATGCTAAG ACTCTCTCAGCTGCCGACCTCCGGAACCCGGAAATATCTCCTTTGATAGCCTCTAAGATGAGAGAGTTCCATTCGCTTCACATGCCGGGTCCTAAGAAGATTCAGCTATGGCAGAGACTAAG GAATTGGCTTAGTCAAGCCAAGAGTTTGTGCTCTGCTAAGGATATCAAAAACTTTGGTTTGGACAAACTAGATGAGGAAATAAATATGCTTGAGAAGAAGTTATGTGAAGGATATCAAGAGATTGGTTTCTGTCACAATGACCTTCAATATGGTAACATAATGATGGAAATAGAGACAAGGGCAATAACTATCATT GATTATGAATATGCAAGTTACAATCCTGTTGCTTATGACTTGGCGAATCATTTCTGCGAAATGGCGGCCGATTACCACACGGACACCCCTCATGTTCTGGACTACAGTAAATATCCTG GACTAGAGGAGCGCCAACGCTTTATTCGAGTCTATCTGAATTCAGAAG GAAAGAAGCCAAGCAAAACTAAAGTGGAGCAACTACTCAACACTACAGAGAAATACACTCTTGCAAACCATCTATTCTGGGGTTTGTGGGGGCTCATTTCT AGTTATGTTAATAAAATTGACTTTGACTACAAAGAATATGCAAGGCAGAGGTTTCAGCAATATTGGTTGACAAAGCCTGCTTTGTTGGATTCAGAAGGCAATGTTTCTGAAGATGAAATTGTGGCATCCTTCATATAA